Proteins encoded within one genomic window of Xylophilus sp. GOD-11R:
- a CDS encoding tripartite tricarboxylate transporter substrate binding protein: protein MDSSNSRRVSAAWLSARHAGHFAKRMAVRIGSWLTALLLSALPPAALAADVYPSQPVRLIVGYAPGGSTDVFARALAQKLSEKWKREVFVDNRPGGSEIVGAAAVASAKPDGYTLLLSTDQALLSNQFLFHKLPYDPVKGLLPIIRTMDAPMVMVVRANSPYQNVAQLLDAARRDPGKVSYSSNGPGGHIHQALNWLAVKAGVKFIHAPYKGGGPAMQAVLAGDVDMTAVPLSVAEPFLKSNTLRPLAATSARRLPVLADTPTLAELGYDVVVQALTAVVAPAGTPLDVVAKIATDVKAIVAEPVFAEREIVRYGCFAIGDDPREFSQYLARAASIYQARVVAADVKLD from the coding sequence ATGGATTCATCCAACTCGCGGCGTGTGTCGGCCGCATGGCTGAGCGCACGACACGCTGGCCATTTCGCCAAGCGAATGGCCGTCCGGATCGGCTCCTGGCTGACTGCGCTGCTGTTGTCGGCGCTGCCGCCGGCGGCCCTGGCCGCCGACGTCTATCCGTCGCAGCCGGTGCGGCTCATCGTCGGCTATGCGCCAGGCGGCTCCACCGACGTCTTCGCACGGGCGCTGGCGCAGAAGCTCAGCGAGAAATGGAAGCGCGAAGTCTTCGTCGACAACCGGCCCGGCGGCTCGGAGATCGTCGGCGCCGCAGCGGTCGCCAGCGCCAAGCCTGATGGCTACACCTTGCTGTTGTCGACCGACCAGGCGCTGCTGAGCAACCAGTTTCTGTTCCACAAGCTGCCCTACGACCCGGTGAAGGGCCTGCTGCCGATCATCCGGACGATGGACGCGCCGATGGTCATGGTGGTGCGGGCCAACAGTCCCTACCAGAACGTGGCGCAGTTGCTCGACGCGGCGCGGCGCGATCCGGGCAAGGTGAGCTATTCGTCCAACGGCCCCGGCGGTCACATCCATCAGGCGCTCAACTGGCTGGCGGTGAAGGCCGGCGTAAAGTTCATCCATGCGCCTTACAAGGGCGGCGGGCCGGCCATGCAGGCGGTTCTCGCTGGCGATGTCGACATGACAGCAGTGCCGTTGTCGGTGGCCGAGCCCTTTCTCAAGTCCAATACCCTGCGGCCGCTCGCGGCGACCAGCGCCCGGCGCTTGCCGGTCCTGGCCGACACGCCCACGCTTGCCGAGCTCGGCTACGACGTGGTGGTGCAGGCGCTGACCGCGGTGGTCGCACCGGCCGGCACCCCGCTCGACGTGGTTGCCAAGATTGCCACCGACGTGAAGGCCATCGTGGCCGAACCGGTCTTCGCCGAACGCGAGATCGTGCGTTACGGATGCTTCGCCATCGGCGACGATCCACGGGAGTTTTCGCAATACCTCGCCAGGGCCGCGAGCATCTACCAGGCGCGCGTAGTCGCCGCCGACGTGAAGCTGGACTGA